The genomic DNA ACTATGATACTTGTTCCCAGACCAGCCAAGCAGAGAGTAATAGGATGCAAATGGCTATACAAATACAAGGAAGGGATACCTGGTGTGGAAGATCCAAGGTACAAAGCCCGACTTGTAGCAAAAGGTTTCACGCAGATCGAAGGGGTAGACTACAATGAAATCTTCGCACCTGTGGTCAAACATGTGTCAATCAGAATTTTGCTATCAATTGTGGTAAACTACGATTTCGAGTTGGAGCAACTAGATGTTAAAACGGCCTTTCTAAATGGCACGTTGGATGAAATTATCTACATGGAACAACCAGAGGAGTTCATAGCAAAAGGAGATGAAGGTAAAGTTTGCCTCCTAAAGAAATCACTATATGGTTTGAAACAGTCACCAAGACAGTGGAATCAGAAATTCAATGAGTTTATGAAATCTCAAGGCTTCCAGAGATGCACAAAAGATCAGTGTGTCTACACAAAGGGTTCAAACATTGAGGATATGATTTATCTACTAATATATGTTGACGACATGTTGGTAGCAGCGAAAGACATTAAGAAAATCAACATATTGAAAGCAAGTTTGAACAAAGAGTTTCAAATGAAGGATTTGGGACCAGCATCTAGGATACTTGGTATGGAAATCACTAGAGATAGAAAGATGGGAACTCTAAAGCTATCTCAAGAACGATATCTGAAACAAGTGCTTAAGACTTTTAACATGGAAGACAGCAGAGCCGTGATTACACCAAGCAACTCACAGTTCAAACTTAAAAGCCTAACTAAGGATGAACTGATAACTGAGAGACGCCTAATGGATACTGTTCCATATGCAAGCGCGGTAGGAATCCTCATGTATGCAATGATAGGTTCAAGACCAGACCTAGGGTTCGCTATCTGTGTAGTAAGTCGGTTCATGGCTAATCCAGGAAGGGATCACTGGTCTGCGGTTAAATGGATCCTAAGATACTTGAAGGGAGCAACTGGAGTGTGCCTACATTTCACTAAGTCAGAAACATTTGACATCGAAGGATTTTCAGACTCGGATTACTCTAGTGATCTAGATAAAAGAAGATCAGTGTCAGGGTATGTGTTTCGAGTTGGTGGGAATACAGTGAGTTGGAGATCATGCCTACAACAGGTAGTGGCTCTATCTACTACGGAAGCCGAATACATGGCACTGGCAGAAGCTACTAAGGAAGGACTATGGCTGACAGACATATGCGAAGAATTGGGGTTTAAGCTAAACAATTTCAAGCTAAACTGTGATTCACAAAGCGCAATCTATCTAGCCAAAAGCAGTGCACATCATGACAGGACAAAACACATCGACAGGAAATATCATTTTATCAGGGATATAATTGAGGCAGGTTCGATGAAGGTCCTAAAAGTGCATACTACAAAGAATCCAGCTGATATGCTTACGAAGAGTTTACCTGGTAACAGTTTTGAGAAGTGCCTGGCACTTCTGAACGTCTCAGCATAAGTCAGCAAAGGAAGTCCAGAGATTGATCTTGGTCGATTTGATAATCTCACAATGGACATGAAACAGATATTGAGGTGTATCAGTATCGGTAATTACTACAAAGAAATCGACAGATTTACACAGCATTAGATGGTAAAATCTGATGATGAGTTCTGAAGAAGTTTGAGAATGGTTGAAATTCTAAGGAAAATCACAGTACCTAAAACTGAAATTCTACCGTCTTGAAGTCTGGATTCTCTGAAACTACTGCAGATGTGAAAGAGAAAAGTATCAGACAATAGAAGAAGAATATGATATACTGATGAATGGGAAGCAGAAACTGAAAGGGGCAGAGCAAGTTTGTCTACAGAGGTTTTGGAAAGTGATACCTGAATCAGTGAGAGTTACAGTGTTGAGGTTAAGTGAGAGAGTCAAGGTACTACGTGTCGTCAGTGGTCAAACTGAGAGGCACATGGGTCTGGGTTCGATCATCAAAATTGGAACTACTAAGGGCAGAAGAATAGTCGACGATTCTTCAAATTCTGGAATGAGTTCAAGAATGATGAGATTGAATGCAGAGAACGGAAAATCATGACTCAAGAATAAAGATTATCAGAAACTTACAGAGGATCAATCAGAAATCGTGGCTAAACGGAAACGGTTGAGCAGTTCGCAAGGTAGAGTTGTGAGCGATAGGAAAGATGAAAATCATGATCTGTCATCGGTAAAGCTGACAGAGGAGATGATGTCGTAAGATTAGCGGAAGCATCGTGAAGCCCAGATCGGTTAAAACTCGAAGAGGTTTGGAGACTGAGTGAGATCAGGAGGCGATGAAACCGGAGCTGAGCTGAATCGAAGACAAAGGTGGAGATTGAAGGGTTTGGTTGTCTCAATTCAGACAAAGAGGGCCAAGACTCTATTGGGTCCAAAACAAGTGGGCTGCATTCAAGAGTTAAAGCCCATACGACTTCAACAATTAAGTCTTGGGTCAAGTCTTCTACGAAGCCCATGACAGCAGCTCCATTGCCCTTTAAATACACCTGAAACGTAGAGTGGAAGGTTAGGGTTTTACGGCAAAGAAGTAAGCAATATCAACAACAAGCAGGAGAGTTGCGGTGAAGATACTCAAGTGCTGATCAGGTTGTGTTGCAAGGAGATTACAGTGTTTTCTAGCGTTGGTGAAATCTCTTCTCTGGTTCCTGTTGAGAAGAGGAGATTAGACGTTAGATCTAGGGTTACAATACAAGCCATCATATTGTAAACTCTTGTTTCATTGACACTAGTGAATCTTGAGAGCACTGTCTCTCCCCAGACGTACCGATAAGGGAACTGGGTAACCAAATTGTCTTGTGTCTTtacatacaaaacaaacaaacgtaTCAAGGTTACAAATTGATCGAGGTTAACTTAGGATATAAGTTGGGACAGAGGTTAAGTCACAAAGAAATACCTCACATGTCATAAGGATTTCATTGGGGGTTGATTTAAAGAAGAGTTGGTACTTATATTTTTGAATCCCTAAGCTATGTAATGGCTATTGCAAGTCTCTTCAGCTCTTAAAGTGTTTGCtccctttttgtttgtttttttttgtacccTGTTTTTCTAATACAAGCGAGAAGAACTTTAACGTTTCGAGGTTCTGATGAATCAAAGAGATGAAGAATTATTACATCTTTTATATAAAGAATGTACTGTACCTGGATACGGAGTCTAGTTTCAAAAGACGAACCATGACTTGTATACTTTTAACCTGAGTTTACACTTCACAGTGATAAAATACATTACATCTATAGTAAGTTTACACTTCACAGTGGATAAGTTTTGTataatgaaagaaaaagaaaacctgaTTTCACGACGTAGTTGTCATCACACTTTGAATTAAATGGAGACCATAAAGTCGCCGACTTTGGTGGgaatgattatattttcttaaattaaatcTGCTCTAgtttcttcattttttaaaaagggagaattttttttataataaaaacaaaagtcaGCGACTCAGAGAGCACGTATTCTTCGTCATTTCTCAACCTCTCCTCCCTTTCCCAATATTGTAAGAACACCAAgatctctcttatctctctatTACAATTCCTGTATGTctgtttttgtttcatgttatATCACTGTCCTTCAGCAATGTTACAGAAATGTCACGTCTAATCATTAATTAGCTTAATTACCTAAAGAACATTGGAACTTTGTGTGTATGCTCATTTTTACAAATATGCGTGTGATGGGTCATATCTTTGGTTTGCTCAAATGTAGGATCTTTGTGTTGATGGTTGCTGTTTCTTAGAAGACCAATGAGTAATTATGCAGCCGGACTTGATAACTCTGGCTCAGGTATGAACAATATTGATTTGTAGGATTAAGAAATTCTATAGATTTAGAGAAAATTCctgatttatattttctatgacATCATTTTTGTGATTTTCATTATTGTGATGAAATTCTATAGATGTAGAGCaatcttttgatttttcatGTTCTGTAGTTATGAAAATGGCtgcataattaaaaaaaaaatataatatctaggtttatgatgatgataatggtTGCGTGTTTAACAGGTAAAAGGAGAATAAGAGATCTTTTGAAACAACCTGATAACCGAGTCTGCGCTGATTGTTCCGCTCCTGATCCCAAATGGGCGTAAGTTCATCACTGCACATTAGATATAAAATCTTTGAGATTCTcacaattttcttatttattaccAAAAGCTAATAACGCATGAGCTTGTGTCTTTAGTTATGCTGCATATTTATGTGTTTATCTCTTTTGTTTAACTAGCTTTTGTGGCTTCTTTCTCAGATCATCAAATATCGGAGTCTTCATTTGCTTAAAATGTTGCGGTGTGCACAGAAGCCTCGGCACTCATATCTCAAAGGTGTTATAGCTTTTATTACTACTCACACTATATGATCTCTCATCTCTTCTTTGCTGTGTACTCATATATAGATAGTTTGGTTTATCTAGGTCTTGTCTGTGACACTTGATGAATGGTCTGATGAGGAAGTCGACTCCATGATTGAGATTGGAGGAAATGCTTCTGCAAATTCTATTTACGAAGCTTTTGTACCCGAAGGAAGCTCTAAGCCTGGACCTGATGTTAGTCATGACCAGCGTATGATATTCATCAGGTAGCAAATCTACAAGTGTGACAGGACAAATTCAATAGTTGTTTCTGATTTGTTACTCAAAATCTTGAATATCGGTTTAGGGCTAAGTATGAACACCAAGAGTTCCTGAAACCAAGCTTGCGGATTACGTCAGGGAAAGCTTGCTCAACAAAGAAACCATCATTTGTCAAATCAAGTCTTTCTACAAAATTCATGGATAGTTTTCGCGCAAATTCATCATCAAAGAAGATGGTAAAACTTCTAACTTGCAATTTTTATTCAACAGTTTCTTCTTGTTAAACTGAGATTTATAAGTTTTGACAGTTTGAGGAAGGAATGGTAGAGTTTATTGGATTGTTGAAGGTGACTGTCAAGAAAGGTACTAACTTAGCAATCAGAGATATGATGTCAAGTGATCCATATGTTGTCTTGAATCTTGGGAAGCAAGTAAGTTTATCTCTTAGTTACACTTTATTGACATGCCGATATGCACCCTTTGTGGATCCgaaagttatgtttttttttttttggctgttTCAGAAGCTTCAGACAACAGTTGTGAATAGTAATTTGAACCCAATATGGAACCAAGAACTCATGCTTTCTGTTCCTGAGAGCTATGGTCCAGTGAAGTTGGTAAAGCCtatcctaaaaaaaaaatagatagagGTTTATACTCTGCATGCATCTTATGGGTTTGTCTGTGATTGCAGCAAGTGTATGATTATGACACATTCTCTGCTGATGATATAATGGGAGAAGCTGAACTTGATATCCAACCTCTGATAACATCTGCAATGGCTTTTGGGGATCCTGAGATGTTTGGGGATATGCAAATAGGAAAATGGCTGAAGTCGCATGATAACCCGCTTATAGATGACAGCATCATTAACATCGTTGGTGGGAAAGTGAAACAAGAGGTTCAGATCAAGCTTCAGAATGTAGAGTGTGGAGAATTAGAGCTAGAAATGGAATGGTTGCCACTGGAACAATAATAGTATCAGCAGGTCCATTATGTATTAAATTACAATTTGCGTACTCTTTTGTTGAAACATTTTTGGATCTTTCCACAGGActctttttttgttatatttgtttCCGATGGTTATATATCTTCAGAGTACACATtgtatttatactattaaagcaggatcctattggtctttttactaaaaatactttttttttactaacattgcatatttcattaatgacaatcaagtaatattaataacacatctatattggattatttttttggatccagTCCACTGCCTACATCATttctcttgggccatttgggccaattaagaaatcagatccaattttttttttttccaagttcaaataatttattttcaaccattcttaatattttgtgtagtaaacaaaaattaatcacttaattattatgttttttattttttaatataatttaagcattcataaaaaaaattgaatttttcattgagaagtataaatctttattaaaagtatttaattaaaaatattaaccccataataaaattaatttatcaatgttataccaacttaattcattaaaaaataaagtttaattttctaaacataaatacttatTAGACCTTGACGTTCGGGTATGGATCGGCtctttcgggtttttcgggttttgaaattaaaccccattcgggtattataaatttccgggtcgggttcgagtctggtttttccgggtccgggtgggttcggttctcatgcataagaacctgaaaaataatcaaataaccaaagtatctaaaacgagttcggttatttatactcaaagtaaccaaaatatctGATTAGGTTcaaattttgtatccaaatttctcaaaagtaaccaaaagtaaccaaaaatatctattctatacagtattttgggtaaacttttatctagactatcatattttatccaaaaatactcaaaagtaccaaAAATAACTCATATAGTTAACTTTTAATAttaagttaaaatattaaaataattataaatataattataacatatatttttagatatatattcatatttcggatatcttcgggtactcattcggttctcgcttcgggtcgggttcgggaccggttcttcggatatagcaatttagaactcattcagatatttaccCCGGATCTGATCGGATTCGagaccctgattttcgggttgGTTTCAGATTGGTTCTTTGGGTCCGAATATTGTGCTCAGActtatactcttttaaaatgaaacacgataaaaaagataaaaaaacttaagtcttttatagaaaaaaataaatatatgaaaatacgtttactaaatatttgtcaatttaaaaaaataagggAAAATAAATCTGCGCTTTCaaagtgcggatcaaaatctagttatatatttagttatatattgtttttgatGGATGAAATTCTAAGAAAGCCTTCACCCTTTTGGCCTAGTTTCGTACTTTTATGTTTGGTAACCAAATGGACACAAGAGACCATCTGTTTTAAGTCTCAGATTTTCCATTACAACAACTCTTCTCATTACCAGAGAAAGCTTAATCTACAAGAATCATCTTCCTGTTAAGCAACTCAAGCATTAGACATCTAGGTGTGTAACAACAACTTGAAAACTACACTACCAGACCATAAAAAAGGCACAATGAGATTTGAAGCTAATTTCAAAAACACATGAATGTAAGCAAAAGATGTAACAGAGAATAAATTTCCAAACATAACGATCTGTTGCTAACAAAGGCATAATGAGACTTGAACCTAATTTCCAAGAAAACATGACCAAAGAAAATGAAGCTTCACTCGTCTACTGGAACAGTTTTAGATTTGCTATAAACCTTCTTTTCAGTTTCAATCCGTGGACTGCAAGAGATAAAACAATAAGAACCACTAGGGACAAGTTGAGCGACTACACTATCAACAACATGTTTGAGAAACCAGACTATTAACCACCTGAGAAATAAAACTATCACCCCCTGTTTGAGAAACCACAACATTAACCTTAAGGCATTCGGCTTTAAGCTAGTTTCAATGTAAAAAAAGACAATAACAAAGACAATAACCTAACTAAACCAAGATCCCTGTCGTTGGTCTTTGCACCAAGGAGTTTCCTCAAGCATGCTCGAGCAGGGCGAGAAAACCCTAAACAACTTCCACACGTCTCAAATATGTTCAAGCTACAGCCCCATTCAGTAGTAAGATTTCAGAAGTACTAAGCTAAGCAACTACTGAAACTTCACTCTCGTCACCTGATAATACTAAACCGAACCGTACTCCACCAACTAGCAAACGGCAAAGCATTTATAAGCTCAAGAAAAGCACAAGTAGAGAGACAAGGACCTATTACATTTCACAATAGAGAAGATCGATTTTGGCttataaaataaagagaaacaAGAACGCAAAGAGTTCATCAATTATTCATCAGGGGCTTTATAAGACCCCAAAACACAAACCACAAgaagtttttaaaagaaaacaagacaCTGACTTTTAACCCGACACAGGAAGAGAGTTTTAGATACCACCACGGAGACGGAGGACCAAGTGAAGGGTCGACTCCTTCTGGATGTTGTAGTCTGCTAAGGTGCGACCATCCTCGAGCTGCTTTCCAGCGAAGATGAGACGCTGCTGATCCGGAGGGATGCCTTCCTTGTCCTGAATCTTGGCCTTCACGTTGTCAATGGTGTCAGAGCTCTCCACCTCAAGTGTGATGGTCTTACCGGTCAAGGTCTTCACAAAAATCTGCATACCACCACGAAGCCTTAGCACCAAGTGAAGTGTTGACTCCTTCTGGATGTTGTAGTCAGCCAAGGTGCGACCATCCTCAAGCTGCTTTCCAGCGAAGATGAGACGCTGCTGGTCCGGAGGGATGCCTTC from Raphanus sativus cultivar WK10039 unplaced genomic scaffold, ASM80110v3 Scaffold3056, whole genome shotgun sequence includes the following:
- the LOC130506271 gene encoding probable ADP-ribosylation factor GTPase-activating protein AGD13, which produces MSNYAAGLDNSGSGKRRIRDLLKQPDNRVCADCSAPDPKWASSNIGVFICLKCCGVHRSLGTHISKVLSVTLDEWSDEEVDSMIEIGGNASANSIYEAFVPEGSSKPGPDVSHDQRMIFIRAKYEHQEFLKPSLRITSGKACSTKKPSFVKSSLSTKFMDSFRANSSSKKMFEEGMVEFIGLLKVTVKKGTNLAIRDMMSSDPYVVLNLGKQKLQTTVVNSNLNPIWNQELMLSVPESYGPVKLQVYDYDTFSADDIMGEAELDIQPLITSAMAFGDPEMFGDMQIGKWLKSHDNPLIDDSIINIVGGKVKQEVQIKLQNVECGELELEMEWLPLEQ